In Longimicrobium sp., a single window of DNA contains:
- a CDS encoding N-acetylmuramoyl-L-alanine amidase translates to MRFRHIAALGAFALLAGCQDEVINPSVKSPGTDAPARTQLDAMFARAAAEFGVRADLLKAVSYEETRWSVGEPGHESDAPFQHGVMGLDAHQVPLAARLAGVPAEKIDTDVESGIRAGAALLAHYGQELGVSGPDLAGWAPAVARYASLGDERSQSVYVHDRVYATLRNGVQASNTQLRATLPGQQVGRPAFQRSASVSSAALAPDWPVAGTVSWPALDDEGTGGNRMQPRPTPLHMVVVHICGTYSYSSYTGCRSWLSTDRANTGNSSAHYVVDDAVNASGYVEVSQMVTEDSAAHHAGSPNYDCANNASILPENEIHCAEFANRWVNGFTIGIEQAGDGRQTRPAAQLSRTAALVCDITRDNRLPVDRQHIIGHADVSESRRGNLDGDPATGINGREYLEDPGAGFSWASFMDQVRQCRAREDVVLVDNNATYNLNDTDRDAVRGRFEASTSWSTGTSATDKYKTDYRYVSASPVTDGATFWFYLPAAATKTVSFWWTAGTNRSTSVPVISYNAAGTELGRLNVNQTLNGGKWNTIGTYAFTAGWNKVYISRYTTAAGTIIADAVRMQ, encoded by the coding sequence ATGCGTTTCCGACACATTGCGGCGCTGGGTGCGTTCGCGCTCCTGGCGGGCTGCCAGGACGAAGTCATCAACCCAAGCGTGAAGTCGCCTGGGACGGACGCGCCGGCCCGCACGCAGCTCGACGCGATGTTCGCGCGGGCGGCGGCGGAGTTCGGGGTGCGCGCCGACCTCCTCAAGGCCGTCAGCTACGAGGAGACCCGCTGGTCCGTGGGCGAACCGGGCCACGAGAGCGACGCTCCGTTCCAGCACGGCGTCATGGGTCTCGATGCGCACCAGGTCCCACTTGCCGCGCGCCTCGCCGGGGTGCCCGCGGAGAAGATCGACACGGACGTGGAGTCGGGGATCCGCGCGGGGGCGGCGCTGCTGGCGCACTACGGGCAGGAGCTGGGGGTGAGCGGGCCGGACCTGGCGGGCTGGGCGCCGGCCGTCGCACGCTACGCCAGCCTGGGCGACGAGCGCAGCCAGTCCGTGTACGTGCACGACCGCGTCTACGCCACGCTGCGCAACGGGGTACAGGCGAGCAACACGCAGCTGCGCGCCACGCTTCCCGGCCAGCAGGTGGGGCGCCCCGCGTTCCAGCGTTCGGCGAGCGTCTCGTCCGCCGCGCTGGCGCCGGACTGGCCGGTCGCGGGCACGGTGTCGTGGCCGGCGCTGGACGACGAGGGCACCGGCGGCAACCGCATGCAGCCGCGCCCGACCCCGCTGCACATGGTGGTGGTGCACATCTGCGGCACGTACTCGTACAGCAGCTACACGGGGTGCCGAAGCTGGCTCTCCACCGACCGCGCGAACACCGGCAACAGCAGCGCGCACTACGTGGTGGACGACGCGGTCAACGCCTCCGGCTACGTGGAGGTGTCGCAGATGGTGACGGAGGACTCGGCCGCGCACCACGCCGGGAGCCCCAACTACGACTGCGCCAACAACGCCAGCATCCTGCCGGAGAACGAGATCCACTGCGCCGAGTTCGCCAACCGCTGGGTGAACGGCTTCACCATCGGCATCGAGCAGGCGGGCGACGGGCGGCAGACGCGCCCCGCCGCGCAGCTCAGCCGCACGGCCGCGCTGGTGTGCGACATCACGCGCGACAACCGCCTTCCGGTGGACCGCCAGCACATCATCGGGCACGCGGACGTCTCCGAGAGCCGGCGCGGCAACCTGGACGGCGACCCGGCGACCGGCATCAACGGGCGCGAGTACCTGGAGGACCCGGGTGCGGGCTTCAGCTGGGCCAGCTTCATGGACCAGGTGCGCCAGTGCCGCGCGCGCGAGGACGTGGTGCTGGTGGACAACAACGCCACGTACAACCTGAACGACACGGACCGCGACGCGGTGCGCGGGCGTTTCGAGGCTTCCACCAGCTGGAGCACCGGCACCAGCGCCACGGACAAGTACAAGACGGACTACCGCTACGTCTCCGCCTCGCCGGTGACGGACGGCGCGACGTTCTGGTTCTACCTCCCCGCCGCGGCCACCAAGACCGTGTCGTTCTGGTGGACGGCGGGGACGAACCGGTCCACGTCGGTGCCGGTCATCAGCTACAACGCCGCGGGTACGGAGCTCGGCCGGCTGAACGTCAACCAGACGCTCAACGGCGGCAAGTGGAACACGATCGGGACGTACGCCTTCACTGCCGGGTGGAACAAGGTGTACATCTCGCGCTACACCACCGCGGCCGGCACCATCATCGCCGATGCTGTGCGCATGCAGTGA
- a CDS encoding C39 family peptidase produces the protein MNYPQSGKALGSTRGGRALRGLALLAVLASLPACDGSGSRITAPEAPSKTLAGTATVAWVFPTGNYATNPVTFKADATSDIVTVKYFADGTYLLGSSTDRANFFPVKYKFSGVGVRRIYLRGYNSAGTQVAGFYKDITIADLVPNVPYFYQYANTYEPGATCANTTMAMLLKYYGANYTPDQIYTEFRKLSQDEFKFDTIFNKLAARAGLKQRIRVHMETGSVPEMEAELNKGRPVIIHGKFTSSGHVMLLIGNDGTNYTMNDPAGRWGQSLCNGTGYGSSSTAGIGVKYGRSIVGKAITTPWQGSCTYFDPNTVRYHETYLVP, from the coding sequence ATGAACTATCCACAATCCGGGAAGGCGCTGGGATCCACCCGCGGGGGACGCGCGCTGCGCGGCCTGGCGCTCCTCGCCGTACTCGCCTCCCTCCCGGCCTGCGACGGAAGCGGATCGCGGATCACCGCGCCCGAGGCGCCGTCGAAGACGCTCGCCGGCACCGCGACGGTCGCCTGGGTCTTCCCCACGGGGAACTACGCCACCAACCCGGTGACCTTCAAGGCGGACGCGACCAGCGACATCGTGACGGTGAAGTACTTCGCCGACGGCACGTACCTGCTGGGCTCCAGCACGGACCGCGCGAACTTCTTCCCCGTGAAGTACAAGTTCAGCGGCGTGGGGGTGCGGCGCATCTATCTGCGCGGCTACAACTCGGCGGGCACGCAGGTGGCGGGCTTCTACAAGGACATCACCATCGCGGACCTGGTGCCCAACGTGCCGTACTTCTACCAGTACGCCAACACGTACGAGCCAGGCGCCACCTGCGCCAACACCACCATGGCGATGCTCCTGAAGTACTACGGGGCCAACTACACGCCGGACCAGATCTACACCGAGTTCCGCAAGCTGTCGCAGGACGAGTTCAAGTTCGACACGATCTTCAACAAGCTGGCCGCCCGCGCCGGGCTCAAGCAGCGCATCCGGGTGCACATGGAGACCGGCTCGGTCCCCGAGATGGAGGCCGAGCTCAACAAGGGGCGGCCCGTCATCATCCACGGCAAGTTCACCAGCTCTGGCCACGTGATGCTGCTGATCGGCAACGACGGCACCAACTACACGATGAACGATCCGGCCGGCCGGTGGGGCCAGAGCCTCTGCAACGGCACGGGCTACGGCTCGTCGTCCACGGCGGGGATCGGGGTGAAGTACGGGCGGTCCATCGTGGGCAAGGCGATCACGACGCCGTGGCAGGGGAGCTGTACGTACTTCGATCCCAACACGGTGCGGTACCACGAGACGTACCTGGTGCCCTGA
- a CDS encoding DUF3466 family protein, protein MKRFTFAVAAAASLAACADNPVTPEKAAECTAKASLTPAMSLLGAPARSRLLESPRTVVVIPIRATALTNDAVAAGTDGSGPASWSKTAGTRRLTGITTVGDYNPAGQAAGNNPGKLVRRESDGGVVAIGDSTASGDGAFGINSEGWVVGQQGNRAFFWTTCFGLKHLLPAPAPEVTITSRAVDINTRGDIAGYIERRHRINPSDPGRRATVWKAWSDERVEIAPPRHNHSEANAINDKGSVAGTVGNWGRGTQDRFPFFWTAEGGLVLIPVPDGSTWASATDINNNDEVVGWSRDSVTGSSHAWVWRRETGTERLPEIGQASSTALAINDWGDIIGMVGDQPVVWTWPENAHRWR, encoded by the coding sequence ATGAAACGATTTACCTTCGCCGTGGCAGCCGCCGCGTCGCTGGCGGCGTGCGCGGACAACCCGGTGACGCCGGAAAAGGCGGCCGAGTGCACGGCGAAAGCGAGCCTCACGCCCGCCATGTCTCTCCTGGGCGCGCCGGCGCGGTCGCGGCTGCTGGAGAGCCCGCGCACCGTAGTCGTGATCCCGATCCGGGCCACGGCGCTCACCAACGATGCGGTCGCGGCCGGCACCGATGGGTCCGGTCCGGCGTCGTGGAGCAAGACGGCAGGCACGCGGCGGCTCACCGGGATCACCACGGTGGGGGACTACAACCCGGCCGGGCAGGCGGCGGGCAACAATCCGGGCAAGCTGGTGCGGCGCGAGAGCGACGGCGGCGTGGTGGCGATCGGGGATTCCACGGCCAGCGGGGACGGCGCGTTCGGAATCAACTCGGAAGGGTGGGTGGTGGGACAGCAGGGGAACCGCGCGTTCTTTTGGACGACCTGCTTCGGCCTCAAGCACCTCCTTCCCGCACCCGCGCCCGAGGTGACGATCACCAGCCGCGCCGTGGACATCAACACGCGGGGCGACATCGCCGGCTACATCGAGCGGCGGCACCGCATCAATCCGTCGGACCCGGGCCGGCGCGCGACCGTATGGAAGGCGTGGAGCGACGAACGTGTGGAGATCGCCCCGCCGCGCCACAACCACAGCGAGGCCAACGCCATCAACGACAAGGGTTCGGTCGCAGGCACGGTGGGGAACTGGGGGCGCGGCACGCAGGACCGATTCCCGTTCTTCTGGACGGCGGAGGGAGGACTGGTCCTCATCCCCGTCCCGGACGGAAGCACCTGGGCCTCCGCCACCGACATCAACAACAACGACGAGGTGGTGGGCTGGTCGCGCGACAGCGTCACCGGCAGCTCGCACGCCTGGGTCTGGCGGCGCGAGACGGGGACGGAGCGGCTCCCCGAAATAGGCCAGGCGAGCAGCACCGCGCTGGCGATCAACGACTGGGGCGACATCATCGGCATGGTAGGCGACCAGCCGGTCGTTTGGACCTGGCCCGAGAACGCGCACCGCTGGCGCTGA
- a CDS encoding NYN domain-containing protein, with translation MPRAPLGSCWAGTSPGERAWSAPGAEGSRFKGTTVEKETDVNLAVDMTVGAHTGRYDIAVLVAGDMDYVRAIQAVQFTGRKVLWCHFPAQSYTDRLRQVCDEQVVLDEKFLRTCR, from the coding sequence GTGCCACGAGCGCCGTTGGGCTCGTGCTGGGCCGGAACGAGCCCCGGCGAGAGAGCGTGGAGTGCCCCGGGTGCGGAAGGATCTCGGTTCAAAGGCACCACGGTCGAAAAGGAAACCGACGTGAACCTCGCGGTGGATATGACTGTGGGTGCGCACACCGGCCGCTACGACATCGCTGTGCTGGTTGCCGGGGACATGGATTACGTCCGCGCGATCCAGGCGGTCCAGTTCACCGGGCGGAAGGTGCTCTGGTGCCACTTCCCCGCTCAGTCGTACACGGACCGGCTACGGCAAGTATGCGACGAACAGGTCGTGCTCGATGAGAAGTTCCTGCGCACCTGTCGCTGA